Genomic window (Salvelinus fontinalis isolate EN_2023a chromosome 3, ASM2944872v1, whole genome shotgun sequence):
GTTCTTTCAACATAAGCAAAGGGACCTTCACAGGTGCAATCAATCAGCTTCACTCATGTCTGGTTCAGGATCCTGAATAAACTGAAAATAAAATCGGAAAAGAGGTTGTGCTTGTATAGCGAGTTTTTTTTACATAACAGTTGACAGATTGAGACATTAATTTGAGCAAAGCAAATACGTTTCTAACAAACTTAAAGCATGTTGCTAGTTCACTATGTCTGAACATTTACTCGACAGTTTCTTAGCAGAATTTAACACAGTTTATAAACAAATCATAATCATGTTAGGCAATTGAGTTGAGCAGTTTAACACTATTAGTCTGACTTAAAATGAAGAAACAATCGATTTATCCATAACAACAAAGGGATCAAACTGCATACTTTTTTTCCGCTGGTCAACATGCATTGGTTTGGCGACCAATCATTTCGTTCGATTCAAACTACTAACTAGCTAACTTAGGTTAGCAGTTTTCCATCTTAGCTTGCAAATGGCACCAGTTTTGCCATATAACGTGGCGTCTCGGCTCGTGCCACAATGAAAATGTAACGTTAGCTACTCCCTCCAGCTGACCACTCGACGCGGGTTAGAGTTTGTTCTTGTTCACTTAACTAGCAAGTTCCAACTTATTGTCATGTTTAATTAGCTATAACGTTACCTAGCTCGCCAATAGACAGATATCTAGCGACTTGttggtaacgttagctaacgttaactacccAGCTAGCTATGAAGGTTAGCTAGCTAGGGCGATTAAGTTTTACAACACATTCACTGTATTTCTTCAATCATTTGGCTAATGGTACAATAGCCGGCATTGTGATcaaataaagaaaatgtaaaatgtcCTCATAATGGCGTCCCTTATACCGGTgtaatgtatttatttagtttAACACATTGCAGAGAAACAATAGCCTGATGGCTAGCATTTGCTAAGCTAGCTAGGCTTGCTAGCCATCAGAACAAAGACTAGTCTGAAATCCACTCTTGTGAACACTGAACAACTTCTAGTTAATATGGTTGACTACACGGAGGGAAAAAAATCACTGCGGTTTTGTcatctaactagctagctagaatcCACAGAGCCGCAATGTAAACAAAGCTAAATGTGTCGTATATAAACTTTTGAGTACATCTTCAAACAAAACACCGGGAGGTCAACATACAAATAAAGTCACAGATTCTCAGAAAACCTGCaatgtagctatctagctaacggtAACATGAACCCATAACTTTCAGAGGTTGACAAAACAGTACACGACAATGTCAGTAGTTGATCCATAAAATAACTGTTTGTTGTATttgtaaaaaatacaaaatgaatTTCGCTTCTATTTACCGCCATCATCTGCACGCGAAAGCTGTTTTAGAGCTCGAGACAACCGAACTATTTCGGTCCTGGAATCAAGTCATTCTGATTGGATTGAACTGATCCCTCTTCCGTCGAGCTTTAGCTCTCATTGGTACAGACAGGATGTAGCGTTCATTACTATGGTCATGAAAAGATCCAAACTGATCGGATGGTTATTATTACCATACCAAACCATTTTTGTTATTACCCATAGTAGTCCTCATGAGCTCAGTTGGTAAATCCAATGTCATTTTTACAAGTCATGGCTTTTCACCTGGAGACTGATACATTATTGGCATACTTTTCCCATTCATAACAGCTGACAAAGTCCCCTATAAACCATTCATGACAGGACTGTACTTGGTGAAAAATACCAGCAACATTATACAAAATATGCATATGGTTAATAAGTCTAATATATTTCCGAAAATAATGTTATGAAAAAGAGGAGCTTAATCAAGTAAGGTAAACATAGGTTTATTGAGTTTTAAAAAACAGTGTTACAAAGTGTTGTCAGGCAATTTTTAAATCAAAATAACCAACTATTAGTATGACCATAATGCCCAGATACAACATTGGTATCTAAACTGAAGGTCCTTAAAACCAATTACTCACAAGGATAATCCAGAAGACATTTGGAACACATCATTATTCCTTCAAGAGTTCAGACTTCAACCAGTAAGGTTTTGTTCTAATTTTTGCCATGATATATTCCTTGCAGTGGTTGTGAAATCCTTTGATCAGTTTGAGTTGCTGTACTGACACTCAGTACAATTTAAATTACACAACATTGTAGCTTAAGATTACATGTTGCTTGTGTTGGGGTGTGGAGGAAGTACTGCTGTCCTCTTGGTGGTGCTTCTTTATCAGCTGAGATTATCCAGGACATTCCTGCTGCCATGAAGATGTCAACGTGTGGTCCCTGGGAGCACCTGCTGTTTGCGCACTTTGCTGAACAACTCCAGGTACTGGGTCATGGTGTCAACACAGTCCGCGGGCACATAGAGGCCTTCAGGCTTGGTGGCGAACACAGAGGGCAGCTCCGGGATGCTGGGGCCCAGGAAGCTTTGCATGAACTCTTTCATCAGGTTCCAGCAGTCCCCAGGGACCACACAGGGACAGTACTCCACCTAAACAAATAAAGAGATTTGATCGTGGACATCAGTTTAGAAAAAGTGTAACACAGATCAAAAACAACTTTACCCTCCATTTTGATACTTGGCTGTACAGACCACTCACCTCTACTGAAATGCCCCTTGCGCTGGAGCTCATTGTTATTGCTCCAACCTTTATCAGGAAATCACAATAGCGGTAGCGGGAACCACGGCTCTCTACCTTGTGCCCCTTGGCGTTCTGGAAGTGGCTTTTCAGCTTAATCATGAGCACGTCAAAGTTTCCATCTGCTGTGAGGCAGGGACCTCCTTCGAACAGGGCTAAGCAGCTCAGGGGGGTTTCTGAGTTATGCATCACATACAGGAGTTTGGTGGGCTGGCCTGTGACaaacagagagaacagaaaggCGGTTGTTGCTCCCTTGTGGGTATTTGAAGGATGCAGTCCAATGGATTACATGACAAGATATGAAAGACAATTTTGTTTGTCATAGCTTTGCAGTACAACTTTAGTTACCACTGGCATTTCCTGTGGCATGGTACGTCTCACAGTCCACAGTAAAGTTTCCCTGCTTCACAGCGCCCAACTGCTCCAACTTCTTGTGCAGAATGTCTATTGTCTGCTGCACACTCTTTCCCTCTGCCAAAGGCACCTGACACACACTAAGCAAGGGTGACAGCACACAGAGTATAACTGTTAATAACATTAAGATATTGTTCAGCATTAACTTACTGATTTCCAAAAATCACATATTGAAACAATGTCAGATCTGAATGGTGATGTAAGATGATAGGAAGCTTGGAAGAAAAATCAACCAGGTAACAGATCATTGAGTTGTGTACTGTTTCATGTGGATCCACATGTGATCTAGGGCCATGTAAAATACCAAGTGTGATAagtaacgtagctagctagcaatttataTTTTGTTAGATACaagtttgatttaaaaaaaaaaaaaagcaaacaaTAGAATCTCACCAAGTCACCCCCATTGATTCAAGACGTTTGTTATTTTCTTACTACGAAAATGAACACGCTTCCTGCTGAAAAATGGTCTGTTTCCGGTATTAGGAGGAAATTAGGTAATCTGTCTGCGCCTGCGTTTTTCTCGTGCGAAGAACATTTTAATACACTCATTTTGTTCATATACATTTTTTGAAGATGGAACAATTCCAATATATCCAGTAATACCTACCAAAGACATATGCGCTGTTTCCTTTTCTAAATGTCTCTTTTATTATGTTTCGTCTCCGATAGTACGTCACTTCCGTTGGATAAAAAAAGCACGTGTGTTCACTGGAACTTTGGTGAGAATTTCCAAATGAGCTACTTTATGAATTGTTAAACTAACTAGCTAGATTCATAGTACATTTCGAACAGGTCTGTATAATAAACTAGCACAGATGCCGAAAGTGAAGAAACCCAAAGGTGGAGGTGGGGAGAAAAGTGGCGACGGAATGGTTGCGCTTGCTGACCAGATTCTTCAAGGGGATATGGTTCGAGTACATGGCCGAGTGAAGACCAGGGATCAACGGGGAGAAGATGAAGACGAGTACGTGGACGAACGCCTATCAAGGAAGATCCTGGAGCAGGCACGAATCCAACAAGAAGAACTACAGACAGAATATGGTTTGGCACCAGAGGTCAAGAAAAAGCAAGCCACTGTTTTAGGTAACGTTGAGGTGGATTTGCAAGCCAGAAAATACCTATCTGcttttgtttttttgtcttgcAAGCTAgctatccacaacaaccacacatTACTTTACACTTGACTACTGAGAACTTTTGCATGGAGGTCATTTCCAGTCATTGTTATTCTTGAAGTGTTGTGCTATGCTCAGTTATACTGGTGGTACAGTTTCATGGGATATGGATGTTGTCTTATATCCTTGCAGGGCCAGATCCTCAGGATGCAGACTCTGATGAGGAGTGGCCGGCACTGGGTGAAGCTGGggccggtgaggaggaagaggctAACTGTGGGACAGAAGTGGTGGTGGACCCAGAGGATGAGAAAGCTATGCAGATGTTCATGAACAAGAATCCTCCCATGAGGTACAGCATGAGGCCCCAAAACTCTGAGCCAAACCACTGAGCTAAAAACCTTTATTGCAGTGAAAAATCTTGATGATGAATGATTTGCcattttttgtctttttttattttgtgtGTTAGACACTTAGATTCAattgaatgacaacagcactatcATGCCATAAAAGGGAATTTCATGTTGTCTCTTCCAAAAAAATAATCATAACTTTGTAGCTGAATATGGATTTCCTCAGTGTTGTCCTTGTTCTGTTTTTTTCCCAGGCGAACTCTAGCAGACATCATCATGGAGAAGATCACAGAGAAGCAGACAGAGGTGGGGACAGTGATGTCTGAGGTGTCAGGAAGACCCATGCCCCAACTG
Coding sequences:
- the med20 gene encoding mediator of RNA polymerase II transcription subunit 20, with the translated sequence MGVTCVCQVPLAEGKSVQQTIDILHKKLEQLGAVKQGNFTVDCETYHATGNASGQPTKLLYVMHNSETPLSCLALFEGGPCLTADGNFDVLMIKLKSHFQNAKGHKVESRGSRYRYCDFLIKVGAITMSSSARGISVEVEYCPCVVPGDCWNLMKEFMQSFLGPSIPELPSVFATKPEGLYVPADCVDTMTQYLELFSKVRKQQVLPGTTR